Genomic DNA from Telopea speciosissima isolate NSW1024214 ecotype Mountain lineage chromosome 2, Tspe_v1, whole genome shotgun sequence:
GCTATTCCTCCATCTTCAACTCTGAGGGAAGGAATAGGCCATTAGAGATGGCAGAAGGCCTTTTAGGAGTCTTCATGTCCATAGCTCATAGCCTCATATGGAGGTGTATTACTAAAAAATACTCGGGTCAAGAGCAGGAGGCAATTTAAATTCACCACCCAAGAATGATGCAGTCCCAGATGAGCTGGCACAAATAAAGTGACTAAGAAATTGGataaagaggagaaagagagattggTCAATGACAAATGAAGATTGATGAATAGAGGTGTAGGAGGTCACTACAATTGGGTATGGAGGTGACTAATCATGCAATGAGGTTGGACAAGTTTTGAGTTCACTTATAAAGGGGAGAGAGTGCATAATTAAGATTTAAGCACTATAGGAGGTTTGAGGAAAAAATTCAGTAGTATCTCAAATCAATGAAAAAGGTTACTTACAAACACATTTTAGAGGAAGCAGGCCTATGGAGAATGAGCTtgcaaaaactgaaaccctTTATAACTTGGGGGTGCCTATGAGAGCGAAGGGAAGAGGGGGCAAATATTATCATAAGGAGGAAAAATGGGTAGGTAAAGGAATTTGACGCAACTTTTGCATGTGAGTCAAGACTGCTGTGAGAAATTGTATAAATGCACGTGGTTGCAAGAAGTGGTAGAGTTTGGTCCCTCCTTTCCTCCATTTgctccttttttacttttttttttctttgccctcttttccttttcctgtgTGTTTGGTTCATGTCTCCACTCAATTATACATGGGGACTAGTTCTTTTGGAGTGTCCTTTGCTGTCTATTGGATGGACCCTGCATACCACTGTATTGGTTGGAACATAGTTAATGTAAGACTACAAtcagaataggtctaatcccaggcaggatcaaataaaaaatctccaaagaacaagaaacagAGCAATGGGGTTCCCAAGAGAAGAATGGGATCACCAAATTGGTTGAAGAAGAATGATGGGATCTCAAAAGATAACCAAGAGACAAATTGGTTGGAGGAGAATGAGATGATTTCAAATTGGTAACCACAAGAGAAGTAATAAATAtaaacccacaaatttgtaacctgttaAAGCAGCAATTAGGAATAAATAATCTTTTGAATAAAGAGAAGCAACAATCGAACTAGTGGTGTTGAATGACTCTTGGATCTCAAAACTTTGATGCAAACTCCAGAATACAAACCCGATGGCTTGGTTGCaggttttaaaacaaaacagaaaatacaaGAAGAATGGGGATCgagtagggaagaagaagggggaaaggaagagttagctatctcagcctgggtatCACtttgggcatctcacccatcttatctcaggattttcacaaaggctcaaaccaatattcattaatcaaattcgtgtacaatgctggcttcccttacaaacttatatagaagattcaaaaatagacttggactaaaaaggaaaggcctaactcaatcctCACTTAATAAGGTATCCTAaatgactaggaaagtgaaataataaagaaaagcaactcaaaataggactctaactaaaccaatgaagtaaatcccgttttcctattttctacccatgttttaggctcattaaattggccaattacaaaggaaacccatgggatcaaagtcccaatacatatatgacccatcccaaagcttattttcaataaaataaacacTTTGGGTGACTTGTCTACATCAATAGTCTACCCGACATTCCATTACCTCAATCAGTCAATCTAGCCTACAGTCCATTGCCTCGATTAGTCCATCCTGTCTTGATTACAATGTCAGTTTTCATAGTTGGGCTTTCTTACTGCATTTTTCAAATGCTActattatatataaattaataaagaGAGTTGATTTCAACAAACAATATCTAACTTGGAAACAATAAAGATAATAAGCACCTCCAAAACCAGTCATATAACATTGGCAGAAGGGAATCCATAAATCTCTAGAATTCAATTCAAATTCTTACATTAACAACTGATTTCCAAATAGAAGTAGAATCCAGTTGGAAGTGCATGCATGCCATGGGATGTTTCAAGTTGAACTTCCCAGTAAGGACATATTTACACAAATATGTTCAGACACCTACATCTAACAGCAgtgtttttttgttgggttttttttttttttttttggaggggggggggtataATTGTCTGGTTGCAGCAAACAATAATTTTTGGTGTATTCTTGATCAATAGTGGCCATTACGGTATAAATCATAGATTGATAGACATGTACCAAAGGTATGACTACTGCAACACTCAAcatagaaaaattaaaataaggaaataaagatacaaatttcttagagagaaaaagaaaagatatgaaGCAAAATGTTTAGACGTGAGTGACACTCAACTGCATCTTTGCCATTTTGTCAGGGTCATCACTGGACTGGAATTTTCCAAGCTCGACATCCAtgttttcttcctcctcctcttcttcttcttttgtttttccagCAGTGTCTGTAGCTGATGGACCCAATGCTGACATTGATGGGTGGGTGGGCTGAATGTTGACATTGGGGTCATCCTCTTGGCCATTCATAGCAGTTGACATGGCAGCAGGAACTTGAGTTTCAGTGTCATCAGCGGCAACAGGGGATTCAGGGGGCGATTCTTGCTGCTCCTCAAAGGCCACCTCAAACGGATCCTTTGATTGCTTCATTTGTCTCCTTGACGGCTGTCCTATTTTGATAATTGTGATTAGTAAAACTCTACCTGACACAAACCCAGGAAAATAAGCTGAAAATTCAACTCCATTTCCAGAGAAAGATACTGAAAGTCAAAGCAACAAATTATAAATATTTGCACAGAGAAAGTCTAGGGTACCATGGCTCAGTTTCAACAACCAAAATAAGGTAAAAAATTAGGTCCAGATAACCAAAAACATCAAGTCTTTACTGAGATATATTCATGTTAGCATTGCTTTGATTCATAAATTGGAACCACTATAAGAAGATAAACAATGACGACAACGTCTCTTCAAACTAAAGGGGAATGAAAGATAGAAACAGAAAAATGTAAAAGCTAAAGTTGATCCATATCTTTCCATTTCAGGTAAAAGCAGTGGAAATACGCAATGATAGAGATTGATAAGGCTTTTCTCCCTTCATGTACAACATCAACACCTACAGCCTACAACATAGAGAAAAAGGAattcaggaaaaaaaagaaaagtaggaAAGCAGATTATCTACTAGATCCTGCATTGAATTTACATGTTAAATAACCAAAGTGGCTTTAGAGATTATCATCAATCAGCACAACAGCATGTTCTAGTTATCCAGAGCAGTAGCACTCAAGATTATTCATATAAAAGATTAATAATCCCTCATAAGCAAATATAGCAGCAGCTCCAAAGAAGACCCAGTTCATCACGGAATTACATGTTTCTTTCAGAATCTGCAACCCCAAAAAGTCCCCAAAtttgttgagagagagagagagagagagagagagtaaatttGGATCTTTGGTCTAGTAGGATATTCAAggattttattagtttctattttttgggattctttgtaatttttaattaaCTTTTTATTGGAGTTTTAATTAGAGTTAGAGTCTTAGGAGATAGGTTAGTCAGTTTTggattctattttggttttagagTTTGAAAAGGAGTTTTATTTTCGTTTATTTTTATCTATATATTTGTACCCAACGCTACCAAAGATGGGTTTGGAATGAGAAGTTTTTGAATGGTTTATGGTACCAGAATGGTGTGAAATCAGGTTGTGtgacctctttctctcttctgtgAAATCAGGTTGTGtgacctctttctctcttattccTAGGtacgatttcttcttccccttccagTAAGTTCCTCCTTgtgcttttctctcttctttccctttgtcCTCTGTCTCCCCTATTCCTTCTTATTTCGTTTCGTTTcgtttcctttcctttcttacTTTCCCTTTTCTCTGTTAAGTCGCTGTTATGGTGTTATTTGCTATGGGCGACAATACCAGATTTAAAAGAAACCCTTGCTGACCCATTAGCCCAAATCGATTGGCCCAGAATTTTGGGGCGTTAAATCACACCCTAGGGCGATTCATATCTTAGAGACTCAGACCCAAAAGCTTCCCTTGCTGTGAGATTCAAGCCTTTGATGAGGCCTGCAACTGTGAAGTTCTTCAGGTCTGATTTCAGGGATGAAATACTCATTTAGTTCATAATAGGAACTGTTATTGGTAGGGTTGCTTTGAGATAGCTTCCTTGTCCAATATTTTGAGATCAATTCGTGTTATCTTGAAAAAGTTCTCTCAATTAAACTCACAGGTGGTTACTGCCCGGGTTGCTTGAttggaggttgaagacaacctcttGTCCCCACCCTCACCGatattctatttcttattttatctccCCAATTTCAAAACTACCCCTCCTTCTCCCCTTTATTACTCCCTACCCTTCTTTTTCAATCACTTCCAAGTCTGTCCCTAAACAATAAATACTAATCCCTTTTATAGTTTTGCCACACTTAGTCTACCTAACAGCCTCTTGAAATTTCTGGTAATTTACCTAACTGCCCTTGACTTTTAAAACTTGGAGTCTTGTTGATTGGGTGGGCGCATAAGCAATCAGAGCAGGGTTTTGGAACCCGGACtgcattagagagagagagagagagagagggtaatGGGCTGAAGCATATCCGGCTAAATGGATTAAAGGTCTGCTCTAAAAcccaaataaacatatgtcattGTTACGTTGGCAACCAAACTACCCAACCCAAGCCTTATGTTCCTTAagattttttaataattaaaatcaGGTTGAGGACAAAGATAAGTAAATATACCTTAATCCAAAGTAGAGGGAAGTGGTAAACGAACACAAAAATAGGGAAACAAGGGTCCCATTGCTATAGATAATTTTAGCTGAAGCAAAACAATCACCAGTGAGGTTCAATCAATTTACATGTGAAACAGTCATCTGCTCCACTGACAGTTGAAGACTAACAGAAGAGGCTATCTAAAATAGCAAATATGCAgcaggcagagagagagagagagtagcaaAGCTACGGTACGACTGGGAGTAAGTTACAGACAGGGGGGGACACAATGTGTGCTGCTACTGTGAGGAATTGGTGAGGACAAGTGAGGGAGGGACGAACCAATGAGGGTCTAGGGTTTTGGTTCGGACTCGGAAAGGAAAAGGGGCTGCTGGCCGTAGATGAGATTTAGGTATTTTCGGTTGGGGCACTGGAAGTGGGTTTCTGGCAGCAGTAGTGCTCTGtcatctgccacatggcagtcaGTCAACCCTTAAATTTGCAGGCATCATCACTAATCATAAGTTTTCCTTTTGTCACCCTTGTTTCTCTGGCAGGGACACCTAGTTATGCATATGGTTGACAAATTCAGATTCAGGAATTATTCAGAAGTGGCAAattttggtttaattcattttttccAATTTCTAAATTCGGTCAAGTAAGCAGACAATGGCAAGTTTTTGGATTAATACAAGAATTATTCAGTCACGTTTAAAAGTTCGGGGCCAAAATTTTGGATCTTCATTcttaatacaacaacaactcagccttatcccaactaaatggggtcggctacatggatcctagttGAGACAAAATATTAACAATAATAGTAAAAAGAATGGAGCACAAACTTAGCAAACAGCTCTAGGGACGATGCCCTAGAGCATCTACTGTTCTTATCTATATaccacttcttaactacccaacattccgctCCATACCTTGAGTTTTTGGAGTGCATTACAACAACAATGAAAAAACATCAtagcccaactaaatggggttggccacATGGATttttgctctccaatcagctctatttgaagtcatacatGGTACAAGGcttaagctaagcatgtctttcctcaccacttctcccctatggttatcttaggtctgcccctggctcttttggttcttctcaatctgaatcaagtcactcctccaaACTAGGGCATCTGAAGGCctttgttgaacatggccatgccacctcaaacgactctcctAAGTTTATTATGGATCGAAGCTACTCCCCACCCAGCTATAATATGGTCATTCCATACTTTATCCTCCCTGGTCTTCCTACACattcatcttaacatcctcatctctgcaacgcatagtttatttatatgacaaTTTTCAacagcccaacattccacacagtacatcatagctggtcgaatgacagtcctataaaatttttctttaagctttaaaggaatacaccgATCACACAAAACGCcggttgcacctctccacttcatccatcctattttaatcctctggGCAACATCGCCTTCTATGTCGCCCTCCTTATTTACTAATTACGATTgatcccaaatatctaaaatactCACCTTGCGGGATCTCCCTCTCaccaatattcaccacctcattatccatcccagtgttgctaaagttacacaccatttATTCGAtcttagttctacttatctttagaccttttgattccaaaaaTTGATCTTCATAGTTCCactttggcgttaatccctactTTCGTTTCATCCGCAAATATCATACACCAtggaacctcatcttgtatgccCCTGGTTAAGTCATCCAtcataagtgcaaacaaataaggacttAAGACCAATccctggtgtaacccaattgaaattgggaattcactgccTTGGCCCCCCACAGTTCTAACGCTAGTTACAACATCaacatacatatctttaattatgtctacaTATTTACATAACACCTTCTCTTCTCATCTCAAGGAAATTCCAAATTAACCCTCTAGGGACTttgtaatgtagctctagataggagaaggatcccactagaggccaagcaacaggatctaaaAGGGGCTGCTAGTTCGAATGGCAGAATTAGGATTTTAGAtcaatttttagggttagggttagggttagggttagggttaggggaATGGGGGTAAATTTTATATGGTGAAGGtttgaataaaatttcaaatttcagaaaattagggtttgggttttgggttttggaaaattagaaaattaggtgaaattagggtttaaacttggaatttagggaagggctttaggtcgagttttctAAGGGTAGAGGAGAGGATTCGGCCAAGGTTTGATGAGTAATGGATGGCTGGAAGTAACGGttctggaatttagggtttttgggggaTTAATGGGGTAggattttctagggtttggatggGAGTTTGGGGACCAAAATCAGATTGAGTTTCCCAATTGGGGAGGGGGATAATCGATCCAAATCTGAGAGGAAGGTGATGGCTGGAATGGTCTGTGCAGGGTTTAGGGCCTTAGGTTTTAATTTGAGAAGGGGGGGAAATTAGGTTGGCTGTTTAAAGgatttagaagaagaggaatgggaATGGGGCTTCAACTTTTGGAATTGCCGGGGGAAGATAACAGTTGCTGAAACTTGAACAATGGAgcaggatagaaccaccttcaatctTAGGGATCCTCCCGGTGTCACGACACATGAAATCGTAGGaaatccacctaccctttccaccttgatagaaccacaaggatgcaacctcacaaggagcagcagcaacaacaatggcGGCACcacaattctgttttttttttttttaaattattcaactgtgggggagcctcccacgaaatTTACTTTTATAATAAAAGCCAATGGCCAAATCCTAGTCTAAACCAAAAACTCCCtcactaaatcgtggaggggtgggGACTTaataaaacaaactaaaaacTTAAAGGACaaagacctaattgtccctaacaacttaaaataagacttagttaaatcacttaaattgaaccatggtttgaaccggttcaattgaagtttacaaataagctgaaataaaaactaagtatgggaaataCTAAATTGTAAACCTAAGCTAAGGCTCCCAAACTAAGCGCTAATTTCAgggctgtttcttcttcttccttcaggtGTGGGCATTTGGTGTTGCATCACTTTGTTGTAGGCATTTTCTAGGTCTATGGAGACCATATGGCTGTCCTTCTTGCGCTCTCTATATCTTttcatgagtctcctaagtaagaaaATTACCTCCATCGAGGATCTGCATTCTTAATACCTGTTGTAAATATTTTCAATAGTCCATTACAGTACAAAAGGTATCACTTATTTTTGTTTTCGACTTCTTACTCACCATTTATTTAATTTCCATGTGTGCCAGCCATTGTTCTTAAGAAACTAACTTTAATACAGACATACAAATCTCTGAATGTGAGGAAAGAAGAGATTCTCATGAGCATCagtccataaaaaaaattcagaaaactgaaacgcCTACAAagctcccaaaaaaaatttaagaaacaGCCCACAGAGCTCCAAacgttgggggggggggggggaggaccaACAACTGTCTCTGCTACAGTAATATAAATTGAATACTGAAACCAAAACTCCTCCAAAGCAAAAGTTGTACCCAAAAATATTTCTGAATCCTACAAAACAGGAACCCGAAATCACCTTTGAATCAAATTCTCTTTTCCACGTTGCAGTGCGAGTTTAAGGAGGTTTGGTGGATCAGGTTTGCACAAGTTGGTTATTTGCTTAACCAGGTTTTCTTAGAAGGCTACGTGATTTTTTGGatgtttttctggttttctcaaATGCAATTTGAGGATCCAAGATTCTCGGTGGCAGATGGGGGCATGGAACTTCGATTCTTTTCAGTCATTGCGGCAAACACacactcatatatatatatatatatatatatatatatatatagagagagagagagagagagagagagagagagagagagagagagagagacggctTACCTGAGGTTGAGACGAGTTGCCGAATTCAAAGACTCCGTCAGTCCAATAGGGTTTTAATTctttaaggaaaagaaaagccGAAAAGGGGAAGAGCCGAACTCCCGGAATTGTATCACATTATCAGCCGTCGGACGTTCTTAGGGCTCCGTTTCTCCAAGAAGGGATGGAACTCGATGTAGACGGATAATACGAGTCGGATGTAGCACTATCCATATTCGGATCCGAACAGCCTCTGAATGGAttgagttattttattttttttggatgtaaTAAAAGCTAGGCACACCACTTGCATGTAGgactgtaaatggataatcaaaaatccgaattcgatccgcatccgtatctgtttagggacatccgtattcaattagagatatccgaaaaaaaatccaaatacttcgataaaaattcgaatccgaatacttaattataaaaaattaagtaaataatgatcctaagggtttttgaagattcaacaggttctagattatgaagagaagagaatcatgatctaaaactatggattgagagtgaattgtatccactagggggaggaatgttcgggttacacaaggcagaggtgtaaacggatggtcgaaaatccgaattcgatccacatttgaatccgtttagagatatccgtattcgaccagaaaatatccgaatccgatgaCATCTGATCCGtattcgagccgaatccgatccgtttacaggcctacttGCATGCCATAAGCTAGCACTCAtcgtgtctatttctctcttctcccctttgaAATGATCTTGCCTATCATGTATAATGCTTCGTCCCATACCCCCATTGATATCGCCCGTTAGCTTATTGCACATGAGCGGTGTGCATATCCCTCtccatttattattttaaaaatattaaaataaaatcaagcaCATCATCAACAAAGTAGTCGTTAACTTATGCATCCTTGACCACTCAACTAATTAAATTAGCTACTGACGTTACATATGGGTCCTTTAAAcagacgaaattttgctgctacacctGTAGCAGGAATGCAAGGCTGGCAGTCAAGGAAAAGGAAtctaaaagggtattttgaaaatactaaaatcttggagggtatttatgaacccaaaggggaagtgaattattccatttcattGGCTgtcagccttgtagcaggaatatccctgctacaagtgtagcagcaaaattttccTCTTTAAACATACATTTATATCGATCTTTAAGACAGAATGATGAAATAGATAACAAGATCTAGAATAGCTCCCTAGGCCAACCCGATGGATTACCTGCATAATCCGTTAGGCTATATCAGCATTGTCTATCCATAGCCCTATTAACCGGTATCCTTTCTCCATCGCCTATTGCAGGCATGTAGGATTCTTTGAATATGATTCTCCTAAATGGGATAAAAATATGAATCCGATATcgattttttattattcatttacatTTTTAACTGTTTGCGTTGAGCGGATGAGAACTTAGAGAAGATGAAAACTCGAATAGGATTATGTTGAAGGACTGAAGCCACTGCCTACTAGGgtgatgttgaaggttgggCCTTTCTAAAATTGCATAAATGTCGtcgtgattttttttttgtttaatttaatttatttaattatatatataatatgttaTAAAACTATTATTAACCATGTTTTTATATCATTGGAGTTGGAACCAGAAGTAGGAGGCGGTGTGTGACCGACGGCCATGGTGGCCCACTCCGGATTAGGTAGTCCTTTTTAAGAGGCTTTACTATGGTCCAGGTCTCTGCCTAACAGCAAGTAACCCAGCAAGTAACCCTATCGTAGCGGCTTCACTTTAGCACCAAATCACCCTTTCCATGGGAGGGTTGGGACTGATGATTAGCTGCTTTGATATTAGAAATATAAACTTTGGGAGAATTCAACACCATAAACTAGTTAACAAGATGAGGAAACCCAAGACCATGAAATGCTTAGATTGTTTTAGTACCGAATTGAACAAAGAGAATTCAACCACATCATTGGGAATTCAGGTAGTGATCATCAGTGTAATTAAACAGCTGGTACAtcatttagagagagagagagactcaaggACTTGCACTACAAAAAAGGGTGAACTAATTGTGTTGATACAAAATCTAAGCATTCTGTGCTTGTAAGAATGCATTGAAGTCATCTCTTGCCTTGCGCAAACGTGGTGTAATACAAGAACCTGATGATCCAGTCGAAGAAAATCGAACATGccgagatgatgatgatgagctcTTATTAACGGCTCCACTTCGATCGCTGTCGAAAAGAAAAGCTGTTTTAACCGGAGAATTCGCGTCGTTACCGCAGTTTCGAATCAACTCCAATGGTAGATCAAAATAGAGATGACGCATGGAATCACGGTCATCATCAACTTCATTCATTATAGCTGATGAAGTCCAAGACTCACATTCAAATTTCTCCAAAGAAACTGATCTTGATATCACATTTCTCtccactactactactgcttgatctccttcttcttcctcttcctttcgaGCTCTCACCGGCTTTCCCTTACCAAAGGCTGGCAAGAACAAACATTTTCCACATTTGAAAATGTCTATTTCATCCTTATAGCTTCTTGGATTAATATTGTGACCTCTATAACTAGCCTTATTATTCTTACCACTAACATGTACATCATCATCATTGGGTTTGTATTCTGGGTAGAATCCATCTTGATCCTCTTCAATATTTTCATGCTTAGGAGAAGGAGGAGTAGATGATAGTTTTCTAG
This window encodes:
- the LOC122651244 gene encoding uncharacterized protein LOC122651244 is translated as MSKYSQEIDYMYNEDEEDDLCISIEGFKVSEQYSSFNKETLRSPMLKEKQISVDPISLKQSMRYEEGPPPLSLPSNIIDVTASFTNVSPQHYPPPLPPNSKHNKLVSSSLPSSTTTSPRSQTKNVKKGRRNQQAAEAAASLGLSRFATESLLFRSKSCGEGRASSPSDEFDLFSRKLSSTPPSPKHENIEEDQDGFYPEYKPNDDDVHVSGKNNKASYRGHNINPRSYKDEIDIFKCGKCLFLPAFGKGKPVRARKEEEEEGDQAVVVVERNVISRSVSLEKFECESWTSSAIMNEVDDDRDSMRHLYFDLPLELIRNCGNDANSPVKTAFLFDSDRSGAVNKSSSSSSRHVRFSSTGSSGSCITPRLRKARDDFNAFLQAQNA